From one Larimichthys crocea isolate SSNF chromosome XVIII, L_crocea_2.0, whole genome shotgun sequence genomic stretch:
- the LOC109137132 gene encoding acetylcholinesterase collagenic tail peptide-like: MLTQLLLGWTALLSGLQLAAASVTTRFPSSSRLLARKCEVFIPPPLPPPLFPPVKRKAELMVDITEDITGEKGEKGCRGPRGPRGRPGVTGPEGEFGTQGAMGQPGQKGEKGDRGWRGLYGDIGTPGMIKGIKGHKGFRGEKGVKGRRGASGEMGERGVPGVPGEKGDSGQWGDPGLKGEEGNRGEPGGRGNMGLRGTRGLMGKQGHPGSAGLPGLTGEPGRPGQVYVLPGLQGDVGDRGSSAKCNCSQVQSSKQLWDNVQTIFIADGEKQMRRLRAENVMVLRTDRRALYIYSESQWINVLEPKH, from the exons atgcTGACTCAGCTGCTTTTGGGATGGACTGCCTTGCTCAGTGGCCTCCAGCTGGCTGCTGCCTCTGTCACAACCA gatTTCCATCTAGCAGCAGGTTGTTAGCTCGGAAATGTGAAgtcttcatccctcctcctcttcctccacctctgttTCCTCCAGTCAAACGGAAAGCAGAGCTGATG GTGGACATAACAGAAGACATCACAGGAGAGAAAGGGGAGAAG ggCTGCAGAGGACCCAGAGGACCCAGG gGCCGGCCCGGTGTGACGGGTCCAGAGGGAGAGTTCGGAACACAAGGAGCCATGGGACAGCCAGGTCAAAAG GGAGAGAAGGGGGACAGAGGATGGAGGGGTCTGTATGGAGACATAGGAACTCCGGGAATGATAAAG GGCATTAAGGGGCATAAAGGATTCAGG gGTGAAAAAGGTgtgaaaggaagaagaggagccagtggagagatg GGAGAGCGAGGCGTCCCCGGAGTGCCAGGAGAGAAG GGCGACTCAGGCCAGTGGGGTGATCCAGGACTAAAGGGtgaggaaggaaacagaggagagccTGGAGGCAGAGGAAACATG GGTTTAAGGGGAACTCGCGGACTTATGGGAAAGCAGGGTCATCCTGGTTCTGCAGGACTGCCGGGTCTGACTGGAGAGCCTGGACGACCTGGACAAG TGTACGTCCTACCAGGCCTGCAGGGAGACGTGGGAGATCGAGGTTCTTCAGCCAAATGCAACTGTTCACAGGTTCAAAGCTCGAAACAACTGTGGGACAATGTCCAGACG aTATTTATtgcagatggagagaaacagaTGAGGAGGCTGCGGGCGGAGAACGTGATGGTGCTGCGGACAGACAGAAGAGCTCTGTATATCTACTCTGAATCTCAGTGGATCAACGTCCTG GAACCTAAACACTGA